In Microtus ochrogaster isolate Prairie Vole_2 linkage group LG9, MicOch1.0, whole genome shotgun sequence, the following are encoded in one genomic region:
- the LOC101980554 gene encoding olfactory receptor 5AL1-like produces the protein MSQRKTGLKVPFTGKCVQSRAEGNSSAVSEFILVGLTDDPDLQVILFAVFLLIYLVSVIGNLGMIALIQVSPQLHTPMYFFLSHLAFVDFCYTSSVTPNTFVNFLREVRSITFYACATQVCCFITFVVCEMYLLSIMAYDRYVAIWNLLLYAVLMPRKLCLQMITSTYIYGFTVGLAQAVATFRLSFCGSNVVNHFYCDDVPLVALACSDTHVKELMLLVIAGFNTLCSLVIVVVSYVLIVFAILRIRSADGRRKAFSTCASHLTSITIFYGTIIFMYLQPKSSHSLNTDKFASVFYVVVIPMLNPLIYSLRNQEVKSALKRITVTKSKILSSNPQLSH, from the exons ATGAG CCAAAGGAAGACAGGCTTGAAGGTGCCTTTCACAGGAAAATGTGTACAGTCTAGGGCTGAAGGCAACAGTTCTGCTGTGTCTGAGTTCATCCTGGTGGGACTGACAGATGACCCAGACCTTCAAGTCATCCTGTTTGCTGTATTTCTCTTAATCTACTTAGTTAGTGTCATCGGAAATCTAGGAATGATTGCATTAATCCAAGTCAGTCCTCAGcttcacacccccatgtactttttccttAGCCACTTGGCTTTCGTTGATTTCTGTTATACATCCTCAGTTACTCCAAACACATTTGTAAATTTTCTTCGAGAAGTCAGAAGTATAACCTTCTATGCATGTGCCACCCAGGTGTGCTGTTTCATCACATTTGTTGTTTGTGAGATGTACTTGCTGTCAATCATGGCCTACGATCGGTACGTGGCCATCTGGAATCTTCTCCTCTATGCAGTCCTCATGCCAAGGAAGCTCTGTCTCCAGATGATCACCAGCACCTACATCTATGGATTCACTGTTGGGCTTGCACAGGCTGTGGCTACCTTCCGCTTGTCTTTCTGTGGCTCCAATGTGGTCAACCACTTCTACTGTGATGATGTTCCCTTGGTTGCTCTGGCCTGTTCTGACACTCATGTCAAGGAGCTGATGTTGCTAGTCATTGCTGGCTTCAACACCCTTTGCTCTCTGGTGATTGTGGTCGTTTCTTATGTCCTCATTGTCTTTGCCATCCTGAGGATTCGTTCTgctgatggaagaagaaaagcctTTTCTACCTGTGCGTCCCACCTGACCTCAATCACCATATTTTACGGGACAATCATTTTTATGTACCTGCAGCCCAAGTCAAGTCACTCTCTGAACACAGATaaatttgcttctgtgttttatgTGGTAGTGATTCCTATGTTAAACCCACTGATCTACAGCTTGAGGAACCAGGAAGTCAAAAGTGCCTTGAAGAGAATTACTG TAACCAAGAGTAAGATTCTTAGTTCAAATCCTCAGctttcacattaa
- the LOC101999732 gene encoding olfactory receptor 1038, with protein sequence MAEVNISYVTVFILKGITDRPELQAPCFVMFLIIYLVTVLGNLGLIVVIRIDSRLHTPMYFFLSHLAFVDLCYSSAITPKMMVNFVVEQNTIPFHACATQLGCFLTFMITECFLLASMAYDRYVAICSPLHYSTLMSKRVCLQLVAVPYVYSFLVALFHTIITFRLTYCGPNVINHFYCDDLPLLALACSDTHLKEILIFAFAGFDMICSSSIVLTSYLFIIAAILRIRSNQGRRKAISTCGSHMVAVTIFYGTLIFMYLQPKSNHSLDTDKMASVFYTVVIPMLNPLIYSLRNKEVKEASKKALDKGYETLKILKLRK encoded by the coding sequence ATGGCTGAAGTCAACATCTCTTATGTCACCGTGTTCATCCTCAAGGGGATCACAGACAGGCCAGAGCTTCAAGCCCCATGTTTTGTGATGTTTTTGATAATCTATCTGGTCACGGTCCTAGGCAACCTCGGGTTGATTGTTGTAATCAGGATTGATTCTAgactccacacacccatgtacttcttcctcagtcACCTGGCCTTTGTTGACCTCTGTTACTCCTCCGCCATCACACCGAAGATGATGGTGAACTTTGTGGTGGAGCAAAACACCATCCCCTTCCATGCTTGTGCTACACAGCTGGGCTGTTTCCTTACCTTCATGATCACGgagtgctttcttctggcctctatggcttaTGATCGCTACGTTGCCATCTGCAGCCCACTGCATTATTCCACACTGATGTCCAAGAGAGTGTGCCTTCAGTTAGTGGCAGTTCCTTATGTGTACAGCTTCCTAGTTGCCCTTTTCCATACAATCATCACCTTTCGCTTGACCTACTGTGGGCCTAATGTAATCAACCACTTCTACTGTGATGATCTCCCGCTCTTAGCTCTCGCCTGCTCAGACACTCACCTGAAAGAAATTCTCATCTTTGCTTTTGCGGGCTTTGATATGATCTGCTCTTCTTCCATAGTTCTCACCTCCTACCTCTTTATCATTGCTGCCATCCTGAGAATCCGCTCTAACCAGGGGCGACGCAAGGCCATTTCCACTTGcggctcccacatggtggctgttACTATTTTCTATGGCACGCTCATCTTCATGTATCTACAGCCCAAATCAAACCACTCCCTGGACACAGACAAAATGGCTTCAGTGTTTTACACAGTAGTTATCCCCATGTTGAACCCCCTCATCTATAGCCTAAGAAATAAAGAGGTGAAAGAAGCCTCTAAGAAAGCTTTAGATAAAGGATATgaaaccttaaaaatattaaagttaagaaaataa